A genomic segment from Terriglobia bacterium encodes:
- a CDS encoding MOSC domain-containing protein, whose amino-acid sequence MARRLSRPDERGDPPAVRTGARVVSVNVSDTKGTRKHPVGRAVLVAGFGVEGDAHGGEWERQVSLLARESVAKMPASGLDLAPGDFGENVTTAGIDLASLPVGSTLRLGAEAEIRVTQIGKECHLGCEIRRQVGDCVMPREGIFARVTKAGTIAAGDPIEVPAVRKDP is encoded by the coding sequence ATGGCCCGCAGGCTCTCCCGGCCCGACGAACGGGGAGATCCCCCGGCGGTACGCACGGGCGCGCGCGTCGTGTCGGTGAACGTCTCGGACACGAAGGGTACGCGCAAGCATCCCGTCGGCCGTGCGGTCCTGGTGGCCGGATTCGGCGTCGAGGGAGACGCGCACGGCGGCGAGTGGGAGCGTCAGGTGAGTCTATTGGCCCGCGAGAGCGTCGCGAAGATGCCCGCCTCGGGCCTCGACCTCGCGCCAGGCGACTTCGGGGAGAACGTGACGACCGCGGGGATCGACCTGGCGAGCCTTCCCGTGGGATCCACCCTGCGCCTCGGCGCCGAGGCCGAGATCAGGGTCACGCAGATCGGTAAGGAATGCCACCTCGGCTGCGAGATTCGGCGCCAGGTGGGGGACTGCGTGATGCCCCGCGAGGGGATTTTCGCGCGCGTGACGAAGGCGGGGACGATCGCGGCAGGCGACCCGATCGAGGTCCCGGCCGTCCGGAAGGATCCGTGA
- the moaA gene encoding GTP 3',8-cyclase MoaA — protein MLVDSAGRTIRHLRISVTDRCQLRCRYCLPEEGVPLLDRREVLSYEEIQALVRVAVEEGITSARVTGGEPLLRRGIVSLVRELAGLEGLLDLSLTTNGILLEELAGPLREAGLARINIGLTSLDPARYRDLTRGGDLAEALAGVESAVAAGFDPVKINVVLLRGVNDDPGPFLDLTRRHAVVVRFIEYMPIGPVPSDRWFVPAAAFRDKLEAHGPFEEAARPPGHGPAERALRLPGAPGSFAFIAAVSDHFCDRCNRLRLTADGHLRLCLFHVREIDLKPALRPVPDRERLRELLREAVAEKPAGRPDVAGNLGRGMSQIGG, from the coding sequence ATGCTCGTCGATTCGGCCGGGCGGACGATCCGCCACCTCCGGATCTCGGTCACGGACCGCTGCCAGCTCCGCTGCCGGTACTGCCTTCCGGAGGAGGGCGTCCCGCTCCTCGACCGTCGCGAGGTCCTGAGCTACGAGGAGATCCAGGCCCTCGTGCGCGTCGCGGTCGAGGAGGGGATCACGAGCGCGCGGGTGACCGGCGGCGAGCCGCTGCTGCGCCGCGGGATCGTCTCGCTCGTTCGCGAACTCGCCGGGCTCGAGGGGCTCCTCGACCTCTCCCTCACCACGAACGGCATCCTCCTTGAGGAGCTGGCCGGACCTTTGCGGGAGGCGGGTCTCGCCCGCATCAACATCGGGCTCACGAGCCTCGATCCCGCGAGGTACCGCGATCTCACGCGGGGCGGGGATCTCGCGGAGGCGCTCGCCGGGGTCGAGTCCGCCGTCGCCGCCGGTTTCGATCCGGTGAAGATCAACGTGGTGCTTCTGCGCGGCGTCAACGACGATCCGGGCCCGTTCCTCGATCTCACCCGCCGCCACGCGGTCGTGGTGCGGTTCATCGAGTACATGCCGATCGGGCCCGTCCCCTCGGACCGGTGGTTCGTGCCGGCCGCCGCGTTCCGCGACAAGCTCGAGGCGCACGGACCGTTCGAGGAAGCGGCGAGGCCGCCCGGCCACGGCCCCGCGGAGCGGGCGCTTCGCCTGCCCGGGGCCCCCGGGAGCTTCGCCTTCATCGCCGCGGTGAGCGACCATTTCTGCGACCGCTGCAACCGGCTACGGCTGACCGCGGACGGCCATCTTCGCCTCTGCCTCTTCCACGTTCGCGAGATCGATCTCAAGCCCGCGCTCCGGCCCGTGCCCGATCGCGAGCGGCTCCGGGAGCTCCTGCGAGAAGCCGTCGCGGAGAAGCCGGCCGGCCGGCCCGACGTCGCCGGGAACCTCGGGCGCGGGATGTCCCAGATCGGAGGATGA
- a CDS encoding pyrimidine/purine nucleoside phosphorylase, producing the protein MDRFEKVTIVKKANVYYEGKVTSRTVLFQDGSKKTLGIMMPGEYEFGTADREVMEVLGGSMDVLLPGSAAWTTFATGQSYEVPANSKFKLKVGEVADYCCSYVK; encoded by the coding sequence ATGGATCGATTCGAGAAGGTGACGATCGTCAAGAAGGCCAACGTCTACTACGAGGGGAAGGTCACGAGCCGCACCGTCCTGTTCCAGGACGGATCGAAGAAGACGCTCGGCATCATGATGCCCGGCGAGTACGAGTTCGGCACCGCCGACCGAGAGGTCATGGAGGTCCTCGGCGGCTCGATGGACGTGCTCCTGCCCGGGAGCGCGGCCTGGACCACCTTCGCCACCGGTCAGTCGTACGAGGTTCCGGCGAACTCGAAGTTCAAGCTCAAGGTGGGCGAGGTCGCCGATTACTGCTGCTCGTACGTGAAGTAG
- a CDS encoding MogA/MoaB family molybdenum cofactor biosynthesis protein, translating into MRAAVLTVSDGCARGTRIDESGPHLRERLEDAGFEIVAAEVRPDEPDEIADLLKRWADELKVDVILTTGGTGFSPRDRTPEATVGVVDRRADGLVEALRGDGMKRTAHACLSRGLAGLRGSTLIVNLPGSLSAVRDGMDFLSPILPHVVKMIAGGGH; encoded by the coding sequence GTGAGGGCCGCCGTCCTGACGGTGAGCGACGGGTGCGCGAGAGGCACCCGGATCGACGAGAGCGGGCCGCACCTCCGCGAGCGGCTCGAAGACGCAGGCTTCGAGATCGTCGCGGCCGAGGTCCGTCCCGACGAGCCCGACGAGATCGCGGATCTCCTCAAGCGGTGGGCCGACGAGCTGAAGGTCGACGTCATCCTGACCACCGGGGGCACCGGCTTCTCGCCGCGGGACCGCACTCCCGAGGCGACGGTCGGGGTCGTCGACCGACGCGCGGACGGCCTGGTCGAGGCGCTCCGAGGGGACGGGATGAAGCGGACCGCCCACGCGTGCCTCTCCCGCGGCCTGGCGGGCCTGCGCGGCTCGACCCTGATCGTCAACCTGCCGGGAAGCTTGAGCGCCGTCCGCGACGGGATGGACTTCCTGTCGCCGATTCTCCCCCACGTCGTGAAGATGATCGCGGGCGGGGGACATTGA
- a CDS encoding L-glutamate gamma-semialdehyde dehydrogenase: MFCSRFTNDAIRDYGKEENARGAERAIRALEGRLDGRYPAIIGGREVESGKWIASVCPARPDLVVGHVASCTRAQVDEAIAEAKKAWTGWARTDPEARAETLVRLAALIRRDRFDFVALLAYEIGKDWYEADAEIAEAIDFCEYYARLALRHFQFQPLTRLPNEDNCYYYIPLGVGAVISPWNFPLAILAGMTTAAVVSGNAVLVKPSSDTPVIASKLVSLAREAGIPDGVINLVPGGGGEIGDHLVTHPEIRFVSFTGSADVGLRIHEIAARPDPRRRWMTRYVSEMGGKDAIVVDETADLDAAAAGIVRSAFGFQGQKCSACSRAIVDRRVKDRLVEMLVEKAGKLPAGDPWEGPCVFTGPVANRGAHAKILEAIETGRKEARLVLGGHAMDRPGWFVAPTIFDGVESRSFLGQEEIFGPVLAVITVDGIDEALDTANDTRYGLTGAFFSSSIERIDRAKREFHCGNLYINRGCTGALVGVHPFGGFNLSGTDSKAGGPDYLMNFTQGKTTSERTTVSRLPGIGV; the protein is encoded by the coding sequence ATGTTCTGCAGCCGATTCACGAACGATGCCATTCGCGACTACGGCAAGGAGGAGAACGCCAGGGGCGCCGAGCGGGCGATCCGGGCGCTCGAGGGGCGCCTCGACGGGCGGTACCCTGCGATCATCGGCGGGAGGGAAGTCGAGAGCGGGAAGTGGATCGCGTCGGTCTGCCCGGCGCGCCCCGATCTCGTCGTCGGCCACGTCGCGAGCTGCACGCGTGCCCAAGTCGACGAGGCGATCGCGGAGGCGAAGAAGGCCTGGACCGGCTGGGCCCGCACCGATCCCGAGGCGCGGGCCGAGACGCTGGTTCGCCTCGCCGCCCTCATCCGACGCGACCGGTTCGACTTCGTCGCGCTGCTCGCCTACGAGATCGGCAAGGACTGGTACGAGGCCGACGCCGAGATCGCCGAAGCGATCGACTTCTGCGAGTACTACGCGCGGCTGGCGCTCAGGCATTTCCAGTTCCAGCCGCTCACCCGCCTCCCGAACGAGGACAACTGCTACTACTACATCCCGCTGGGCGTGGGCGCGGTGATCTCGCCCTGGAATTTCCCCCTCGCGATCCTGGCCGGCATGACGACCGCCGCGGTCGTGAGCGGCAACGCGGTTCTGGTCAAGCCCTCCTCGGACACCCCCGTGATCGCCTCGAAGCTCGTGAGCCTCGCGCGCGAGGCGGGGATCCCCGACGGCGTGATCAACCTCGTGCCGGGCGGGGGAGGCGAGATCGGGGACCATCTCGTCACGCACCCCGAGATCCGCTTCGTCTCGTTCACCGGGTCCGCGGACGTCGGCCTGAGGATCCACGAGATCGCCGCCCGGCCGGATCCGCGACGGCGATGGATGACCCGGTACGTCTCGGAGATGGGCGGGAAGGACGCGATCGTCGTGGACGAGACCGCCGATCTCGACGCCGCGGCCGCCGGCATCGTGCGCTCCGCGTTCGGCTTCCAGGGACAGAAGTGCTCGGCGTGCTCGAGGGCCATCGTCGACCGGCGCGTCAAGGACCGGCTGGTCGAGATGCTCGTCGAGAAGGCGGGCAAGCTACCGGCTGGAGACCCCTGGGAGGGCCCGTGCGTCTTCACGGGGCCCGTGGCGAACCGGGGGGCGCACGCGAAGATCCTCGAGGCTATCGAGACCGGCAGGAAGGAGGCGCGCCTCGTCCTGGGCGGGCACGCCATGGACCGTCCCGGTTGGTTCGTCGCCCCGACGATCTTCGACGGGGTCGAGTCGCGCTCGTTCCTCGGCCAGGAGGAGATCTTCGGGCCGGTGCTGGCGGTCATCACCGTCGACGGGATCGACGAGGCGCTCGACACCGCGAACGACACGCGCTACGGGCTGACCGGGGCGTTCTTCTCGTCGAGCATCGAGCGGATCGACCGCGCCAAGCGCGAGTTCCACTGCGGCAACCTCTACATCAATCGAGGCTGCACCGGCGCCTTGGTCGGCGTGCACCCGTTCGGCGGATTCAACCTCTCGGGGACCGACTCCAAGGCCGGCGGCCCCGACTACCTCATGAACTTCACCCAGGGCAAGACGACCTCCGAGCGGACCACCGTCTCGCGCCTCCCCGGAATCGGGGTCTGA
- a CDS encoding secondary thiamine-phosphate synthase enzyme YjbQ, translating to MRQQATTITLETRGRGLLEFTDRIVEWVGSSGIGAGLLTLHVQHTSASLLIQENADPTVRADFDRFLARLAPDGDPIFEHDDEGPDDMSAHVRSALTATTLSIPVVGGRPALGTWQGIYLYEHRRSPHRRRVVAHLIGD from the coding sequence ATTCGGCAGCAGGCGACCACGATCACCCTCGAGACCCGGGGACGGGGCCTCCTCGAATTCACCGATCGGATCGTGGAATGGGTCGGCTCGTCGGGGATCGGCGCCGGGCTCCTGACCCTCCACGTCCAGCACACCTCGGCCTCGCTCCTGATCCAGGAGAATGCCGACCCGACGGTGCGGGCGGACTTCGACCGCTTTCTCGCCCGCTTGGCGCCGGACGGCGACCCGATCTTCGAGCACGACGACGAGGGGCCCGACGACATGTCGGCACACGTCCGCTCGGCGCTGACCGCGACGACGCTCTCTATTCCGGTGGTCGGGGGCCGGCCGGCTCTCGGCACCTGGCAGGGAATCTACCTCTACGAGCACCGGCGGTCGCCGCACCGGCGTCGCGTCGTCGCCCACCTGATCGGGGATTGA
- a CDS encoding NAD(P)H-dependent oxidoreductase subunit E: MGCAVCQDMLEVDAIVDGWGADDEFVIEMLQGVQGRFRYLPQAALERISERTGADMGRLYHIATFFKAFSLEPRGEIAIQVCTGTACHVQGSARVLDAFSRELDVKPGKSTSDLKFSLDGVRCLGCCGLAPVVTIGSELIGGVDSSKVARLLKKHGRSAAGSTRKTAKAGAEEGANA, translated from the coding sequence ATGGGATGCGCGGTTTGCCAGGACATGCTCGAGGTCGACGCGATCGTCGACGGGTGGGGTGCCGATGACGAGTTCGTCATCGAGATGCTGCAAGGGGTGCAGGGACGGTTCCGCTACCTGCCCCAGGCGGCGCTCGAGCGGATCTCGGAGCGCACCGGCGCCGACATGGGCCGGCTCTACCACATCGCCACGTTCTTCAAGGCCTTCTCCCTGGAGCCCCGCGGGGAGATCGCGATCCAGGTCTGCACCGGCACGGCCTGCCACGTCCAGGGCTCGGCCCGCGTGCTCGACGCGTTCAGCCGCGAGCTCGACGTGAAGCCGGGCAAGAGCACGAGCGACCTCAAGTTCAGTCTCGACGGCGTCCGGTGCCTCGGCTGCTGCGGCCTGGCGCCGGTGGTGACCATCGGGTCCGAGCTGATCGGCGGGGTGGACTCCTCCAAGGTCGCCCGCCTCCTCAAGAAGCACGGCAGGTCCGCCGCCGGCTCGACGAGGAAGACGGCCAAGGCCGGGGCGGAGGAGGGAGCCAATGCCTAG
- a CDS encoding 4Fe-4S binding protein, producing the protein MPRATLDNLDALREQAEQGHAAYRAMLMVCAGTGCVSAKSLPIRDLLREEIDRRGLGSAIKVVATGCNGFCAHGPICVVEPEGVFYERLVASAVPELIESHFVKGKPLEKFLYRKNGKERPIPLEKDIEFFAKQQCLALRNRGKIDPEDIADAIRAGAYRGIHKILEQGTEGDAIVAQIIRSGIRGRGGGGFPTGLKWKTCLEAAQRRAVRPFVVCNADEGDPGAFMDRSIVEADPHAVLEGMLIGARAVGATEGFVYIRLEYPLALERLRKAIAEARAWGLLGKGILGTDMEFDVRIHQGAGAFVCGESTALMASMEGRPGEPRAKYVHTVEYGYRNQPTVLNNVETWANIPQIILRGPEWFASIGTGDVSESPWSGSSGTKVFSLVGNVRNSGLVEVPMGITLREIVFDIGGGIPDGRTFKAVQTGGPSGGCLPASKLDLPVDFDTLVEAGSMMGSGGMIVMDDRTCMVDVARYFVDFLCDESCGKCTPCREGLVNLREVLTRITRGEGRESDLNLLEDLGAVLADGSLCGLGQTAANPVLSTLRNFREEYEAHIHDRRCPAGICKELVRYSIAFECTGCGACVKVCPTNAIAGEPKNLHLIDEVLCIKCGTCMDVCTFDAVKVR; encoded by the coding sequence ATGCCTAGGGCGACGCTCGACAACCTCGATGCCCTGAGGGAGCAGGCCGAGCAGGGCCACGCCGCGTACCGGGCGATGCTCATGGTCTGCGCCGGGACCGGCTGCGTGTCGGCCAAGTCGCTGCCGATCCGCGACCTGCTTCGGGAGGAGATCGACCGCCGCGGGCTCGGGAGCGCCATCAAGGTCGTCGCCACCGGCTGCAACGGGTTCTGCGCGCACGGACCGATCTGCGTGGTGGAGCCCGAGGGGGTGTTCTATGAGCGGCTCGTGGCCTCCGCGGTGCCGGAGCTGATCGAGTCGCACTTCGTGAAGGGCAAGCCCCTCGAGAAGTTCCTGTACCGGAAGAACGGGAAGGAGCGTCCGATCCCCCTGGAGAAGGACATCGAGTTCTTCGCCAAGCAGCAGTGCCTCGCCCTCAGGAACCGCGGCAAGATCGATCCCGAGGACATCGCGGACGCCATCCGCGCCGGCGCCTATCGCGGGATCCACAAGATCCTCGAGCAGGGGACCGAAGGCGACGCGATCGTGGCGCAGATCATCCGGTCCGGCATCCGCGGGCGGGGCGGAGGAGGGTTCCCGACCGGGCTCAAGTGGAAGACCTGCCTCGAGGCGGCGCAGAGGCGCGCCGTCCGGCCGTTCGTCGTCTGCAACGCCGACGAGGGCGACCCCGGCGCGTTCATGGACCGCAGCATCGTCGAGGCCGATCCCCACGCGGTCCTCGAGGGGATGCTGATCGGCGCCCGGGCCGTCGGCGCGACGGAAGGGTTCGTCTACATCCGACTCGAGTACCCGCTGGCCCTCGAGCGGCTTCGCAAGGCGATCGCCGAGGCCCGCGCATGGGGGCTCCTCGGGAAGGGGATCCTGGGCACCGACATGGAGTTCGACGTCAGGATCCACCAGGGGGCGGGCGCGTTCGTGTGCGGCGAGTCCACGGCGCTGATGGCCTCGATGGAAGGCCGCCCCGGCGAGCCGCGCGCCAAGTACGTCCACACGGTGGAGTACGGCTACCGCAACCAGCCCACGGTCCTCAACAACGTGGAGACCTGGGCCAACATCCCGCAGATCATCCTGCGCGGCCCGGAGTGGTTCGCGTCGATCGGCACCGGGGACGTGTCGGAGTCGCCGTGGAGCGGCAGCTCCGGAACGAAGGTCTTCTCCCTCGTCGGGAACGTCAGGAACTCCGGGCTCGTCGAGGTCCCGATGGGGATCACGCTCCGCGAGATCGTGTTCGACATCGGCGGCGGGATCCCCGACGGGCGCACGTTCAAGGCCGTGCAGACCGGCGGCCCCTCCGGCGGCTGCCTGCCCGCGTCGAAGCTCGACCTGCCGGTGGACTTCGACACGCTCGTCGAGGCGGGCTCCATGATGGGCTCCGGCGGCATGATCGTCATGGACGACCGGACCTGCATGGTCGACGTGGCGCGCTACTTCGTCGATTTCCTCTGCGACGAGTCGTGCGGCAAGTGCACGCCGTGCCGCGAGGGGCTCGTCAACCTCCGCGAGGTCCTGACCCGCATCACGCGGGGGGAGGGACGCGAGAGCGACCTTAACCTGCTCGAGGACCTGGGCGCGGTGCTCGCCGACGGCTCGCTCTGCGGGCTCGGCCAGACGGCGGCCAATCCGGTCCTGTCCACGCTCCGCAACTTCCGGGAGGAATACGAGGCCCACATCCACGACCGCCGCTGCCCCGCGGGAATCTGCAAGGAGCTGGTGAGGTACTCGATCGCCTTCGAGTGCACCGGGTGCGGGGCCTGCGTCAAGGTCTGCCCGACGAACGCCATCGCGGGCGAGCCGAAGAACCTCCACCTGATCGACGAGGTGCTGTGCATCAAGTGCGGAACCTGCATGGACGTCTGCACGTTCGACGCCGTGAAGGTCCGGTGA